A genome region from Campylobacter concisus includes the following:
- a CDS encoding glycosyltransferase family 25 protein: protein MDEIYLISLAKDTKRRELLQRKFSSYDSFKLIDAVDGRELNAREYYKIISPSFKAYGKVLSPAEVGCSLSHVKAYEAFLASEAKFALIFEDDVIGDDEAIKEAFLAASKMPENSVLICGMQDGLEGRFSAFGKKVDTSLSKPLWQVSVHSFSSIYRAGAYVLTKKSAKNLLEIHKRALCTTDVWDYLLGVNDMQMYFCDLFAHPTDLSGSNIEGERLERGYRANLKAYIKTFKFILFSRLEKLQGYERIFKRG, encoded by the coding sequence ATGGATGAAATTTATCTGATCTCTTTGGCTAAAGATACCAAAAGACGCGAGCTTTTGCAGCGGAAATTTAGCTCTTATGATAGCTTTAAGCTAATAGACGCAGTTGATGGCAGGGAGCTAAACGCGAGGGAGTACTATAAGATCATTTCGCCATCATTTAAAGCTTATGGCAAGGTTTTAAGCCCAGCAGAAGTCGGCTGCTCGCTCTCGCACGTGAAGGCCTACGAGGCATTTTTGGCAAGTGAGGCTAAATTTGCTCTCATCTTTGAAGATGACGTGATCGGAGATGATGAGGCGATAAAAGAGGCCTTTTTGGCAGCTAGCAAGATGCCTGAAAACAGCGTGCTCATATGTGGCATGCAAGATGGGCTGGAGGGCAGGTTTAGCGCCTTTGGCAAAAAGGTGGATACTAGCCTAAGTAAGCCGCTTTGGCAGGTCTCAGTGCACTCATTTTCAAGCATTTATAGAGCAGGGGCCTATGTGCTAACTAAAAAAAGTGCCAAAAATTTGCTTGAAATTCATAAACGTGCGCTTTGCACGACCGATGTTTGGGACTATTTGCTAGGCGTTAATGATATGCAGATGTATTTTTGCGATCTTTTTGCGCACCCAACTGATCTTAGTGGCTCAAACATCGAGGGCGAGCGCCTTGAGAGGGGATACAGGGCAAATTTAAAGGCATACATAAAAACATTTAAATTTATACTTTTCTCACGACTTGAAAAGCTTCAAGGCTATGAGAGAATTTTTAAAAGGGGCTAA
- a CDS encoding glycosyltransferase family 2 protein, protein MSEPLISIVTATYKRPELLKKAIKSALAQSYKNLEIVVTDDGDDESASEICKSFNDARIKFVKNSTHKKSPNGNKNNGFDNATGEFVCLLDDDDELLPEAIKECYEILKSGEYSCVFADAICEKDGVMTEVVAGRSPYSKSGAMSKVDYHCGRINGEYFKLFSREFIDGFRFDESSFGGENELYIRFFEKNVFYLKKPLYIYRIARSDSATLNAGKHALNVANAYIKTANLHYDIAIKNEPKFLAMQYKNAAYYAKIAGEYGLMLRCIFKSLSIKFSKEAFIFLLLSPLPSGILPALSKLRVKIKQRFGV, encoded by the coding sequence ATGAGCGAGCCGTTAATCAGCATCGTAACCGCGACCTATAAGCGTCCAGAGCTTTTAAAAAAGGCCATAAAAAGCGCTCTAGCTCAAAGCTATAAAAATTTAGAAATAGTAGTAACGGACGACGGCGATGACGAGAGTGCGAGTGAAATTTGCAAGAGTTTTAACGACGCAAGGATCAAATTTGTAAAAAACAGCACTCACAAAAAGAGCCCAAATGGCAACAAAAATAACGGCTTTGACAACGCAACAGGCGAGTTTGTCTGCTTGCTTGACGATGACGATGAGCTTTTGCCAGAGGCGATAAAGGAGTGCTATGAAATTTTAAAAAGTGGCGAGTATTCATGCGTTTTTGCAGATGCGATCTGCGAAAAAGATGGCGTGATGACCGAGGTCGTGGCTGGTAGAAGCCCATATAGCAAGAGTGGGGCGATGAGCAAGGTTGATTACCACTGTGGGCGGATAAATGGCGAGTATTTTAAGCTTTTTTCGCGTGAATTTATAGACGGTTTTAGGTTTGATGAGAGTAGTTTTGGCGGCGAAAATGAGCTTTATATCCGCTTTTTTGAAAAAAATGTCTTTTATCTTAAAAAGCCACTTTACATCTACCGCATCGCAAGAAGTGATAGTGCTACGCTAAATGCCGGTAAGCACGCGTTAAACGTTGCAAACGCTTACATCAAAACAGCAAATTTGCACTACGACATCGCTATCAAAAATGAGCCAAAATTTCTAGCTATGCAGTATAAAAACGCCGCTTACTACGCCAAAATAGCAGGCGAATATGGCCTTATGCTAAGGTGTATCTTTAAAAGTCTTAGCATTAAATTTAGCAAAGAAGCGTTTATTTTTTTACTGCTTAGCCCGCTTCCAAGTGGCATTTTACCAGCACTTTCAAAGCTTAGAGTAAAGATAAAACAAAGGTTTGGCGTATGA
- a CDS encoding glycosyltransferase, which yields MKILFVTSTLRSGGAERVCAVIASRFSVDHDVSLVKFDKDEPFYELASGVKLINLGVGADELGFVGNLKKRVSKVLALRALIREGKFDAVISFLDAVNTLVLFSSAGLKTPIIISEHTNYLAPKRAIFKVLRRISYPFANALSVLSDEDLGYYSKFCKNVMKIYNPLFEEVQNESFTKENLVIFVGRLNKIKNCEMFVRVAANLKQSGYKFAVAGDGGERANLENLAKNLGAEVEFLGNVSDIASLYKRAKVLLSCSNFEGLGNTLIEAINYDCVRVATRTSGAKELIKDGFDGLLCEINDATQMSEKLANLLQDEAKMGEFAKNARARLDEFSVEQIYKKWLELLRLGGVK from the coding sequence ATGAAGATATTATTTGTCACATCAACGCTTAGAAGTGGCGGTGCGGAGCGGGTTTGCGCGGTGATCGCATCAAGATTTAGCGTGGATCATGATGTAAGCCTTGTTAAATTTGACAAAGATGAGCCATTTTACGAGCTGGCAAGTGGCGTGAAGCTCATAAATTTAGGCGTTGGGGCTGATGAGCTTGGCTTTGTTGGAAATTTAAAAAAGAGAGTTTCAAAGGTGCTTGCTTTAAGAGCACTCATACGAGAGGGCAAATTTGACGCTGTGATATCCTTTTTAGATGCCGTAAATACCTTGGTTCTCTTTAGCTCAGCTGGGCTAAAAACGCCCATAATCATAAGTGAGCACACAAACTATCTTGCGCCAAAAAGAGCCATTTTTAAGGTGCTAAGACGCATAAGCTATCCATTTGCAAACGCACTTAGCGTCTTAAGCGACGAGGATCTAGGATATTACTCAAAATTTTGCAAAAATGTGATGAAAATTTACAACCCACTCTTTGAAGAGGTGCAAAATGAGAGCTTTACTAAAGAAAATTTAGTCATCTTTGTTGGCAGGCTAAATAAGATAAAAAACTGCGAAATGTTTGTAAGAGTGGCTGCAAACTTAAAGCAAAGTGGCTATAAATTTGCTGTCGCTGGAGATGGTGGCGAGAGAGCAAATTTAGAAAATTTAGCTAAAAATTTAGGCGCTGAGGTAGAGTTTTTGGGCAACGTAAGCGACATCGCCTCGCTTTATAAAAGGGCAAAGGTGCTACTATCTTGCTCAAATTTCGAGGGTCTTGGAAACACCTTGATAGAGGCGATAAACTATGACTGCGTGCGTGTTGCGACAAGAACTAGCGGGGCAAAAGAGCTTATAAAAGATGGCTTTGATGGCTTGCTTTGCGAGATAAATGACGCTACGCAGATGAGCGAAAAGCTTGCAAATTTGCTGCAAGATGAGGCAAAGATGGGCGAATTTGCCAAAAATGCAAGAGCTAGACTTGATGAGTTTAGCGTGGAGCAAATTTATAAAAAATGGCTGGAGCTTTTAAGGCTTGGAGGTGTGAAGTGA
- a CDS encoding glycosyltransferase — protein MKILFVIAALRNGGAERVLNVLANELSKDNEITIALLEEDLGLYKFSEKINIINLSVTGSGLALKFKKILALRALFKEQRADLIISFIDWTNVACVLANLRLKSKLIATEHHEHSYLKSKIASAMRDLAYRFVDGLSVLSKSDYDYYKFAKKREVIHNPLFIDVPKICEKQNVILSVARLEAVKGYDLYFEALSKVSKGLLDGWEIKIAGSGRQEVQLKQIASNLGLNVKFLGHISDVTKLYSEAKIFVLSSRSEGLSNVLIESGAFNCARLSSDTVGARELINDGTDGLIFKNGDANDLKDKLEMLLKDENLRQKLAKNASENANLFSKENIIKQWREFIKKVVSK, from the coding sequence GTGAAAATTCTTTTTGTCATCGCCGCACTTAGAAATGGCGGAGCTGAGCGCGTGCTAAACGTGCTTGCAAATGAGCTTAGCAAGGACAATGAGATCACTATCGCCCTGCTTGAAGAGGATCTTGGACTTTATAAATTTAGTGAAAAGATAAATATCATAAATCTTAGCGTCACTGGCTCAGGGCTCGCTTTAAAATTTAAAAAAATTCTCGCCCTTAGAGCGCTTTTTAAAGAGCAAAGGGCTGATCTCATAATTAGCTTTATCGACTGGACAAACGTCGCTTGCGTGCTGGCAAATTTGAGGCTAAAGAGCAAACTAATAGCAACCGAGCATCACGAGCATAGCTACCTAAAAAGCAAAATCGCAAGCGCTATGCGTGACCTTGCCTACCGCTTTGTAGATGGCTTAAGCGTGCTAAGTAAAAGTGACTACGACTACTATAAATTTGCCAAAAAACGCGAGGTCATCCACAACCCACTTTTTATCGATGTGCCTAAAATTTGCGAGAAGCAAAACGTCATCTTAAGCGTGGCAAGGCTGGAGGCGGTAAAGGGCTATGATCTCTATTTTGAGGCGCTTAGCAAGGTGAGTAAGGGCTTGCTTGATGGCTGGGAGATAAAGATCGCAGGCAGTGGCAGGCAAGAAGTGCAGCTAAAGCAAATAGCTTCAAATTTGGGGCTTAACGTAAAATTTCTAGGTCATATTAGCGACGTCACAAAGCTTTATAGCGAGGCAAAAATTTTTGTTCTTAGCTCAAGAAGCGAGGGGCTTTCAAACGTGTTAATCGAGTCAGGTGCTTTTAACTGCGCTAGGTTAAGTAGCGACACCGTGGGTGCAAGAGAGCTTATAAATGACGGCACGGACGGGCTTATCTTTAAAAATGGCGACGCAAATGATTTAAAAGATAAGCTTGAGATGCTTTTAAAAGATGAAAATTTAAGGCAAAAACTAGCAAAAAACGCCAGCGAAAATGCAAATTTATTTAGCAAAGAAAATATCATCAAGCAGTGGCGAGAATTTATAAAAAAGGTTGTTAGCAAGTGA
- a CDS encoding glycosyltransferase, whose amino-acid sequence MKKLAVFLYSMGPGGAERNVANLLPFLIKRYEVHLILMSKVIAYEIPSEVQIHFIENSDPYESGLKKLARLFLAMPMLAFKYKKLCQNLGIDTQFVLMNRPCYIAGLAIILGLKARLVISERSCPSILYKNDLSGRVNKFLLTHLYKKADLILANAAGNKEDLVRNFGMSEAKTKVLYNALDLKTINLLKDEPLDGDFRPFFINIGRLDSGKNQAMLIKIIASINDPRATLGILGKGPLKDELQNLIDKLGITGRVKLLGTDKNPFKHIKNASCLLCASRFEGFSNVLLEALACEKTIISTEHKSGAKELLGESEFGILVPVDDENAMKEAMIKVLNEPKIRQNFENVAYNRAKFFDSENIASELINFLENPNE is encoded by the coding sequence GTGAAAAAATTAGCCGTTTTTTTATACTCGATGGGGCCTGGTGGGGCTGAGCGAAATGTGGCAAATTTACTGCCATTTTTGATTAAACGTTATGAAGTTCATCTCATCTTAATGAGCAAGGTCATTGCCTATGAGATCCCAAGCGAGGTGCAGATCCACTTTATAGAAAACAGCGATCCTTATGAGAGCGGGCTAAAGAAGCTTGCAAGGCTCTTTTTGGCAATGCCAATGCTTGCCTTTAAGTATAAAAAACTTTGTCAAAACTTAGGTATCGACACGCAGTTTGTGCTTATGAACCGCCCTTGTTATATTGCTGGGCTTGCTATAATTTTAGGGCTAAAGGCTAGGCTGGTTATCAGCGAGCGAAGCTGTCCGTCTATCTTATATAAAAACGATCTAAGCGGTAGGGTTAATAAATTTTTGCTCACTCATCTTTATAAAAAGGCTGATCTAATCCTCGCAAATGCAGCTGGCAACAAAGAGGATCTGGTGAGAAATTTTGGCATGAGTGAGGCTAAGACAAAGGTGCTTTATAACGCCCTTGATCTAAAAACTATAAATTTACTAAAAGATGAGCCGCTTGATGGCGATTTTAGGCCATTTTTCATAAACATCGGCCGCCTTGATAGTGGTAAAAATCAAGCCATGCTAATAAAAATAATCGCATCTATCAACGACCCTCGTGCAACGCTTGGCATTTTAGGGAAAGGGCCTTTAAAAGACGAGCTGCAAAATTTGATAGACAAGCTTGGCATTACTGGGCGAGTAAAGCTTCTTGGCACTGATAAAAATCCATTTAAACATATAAAAAATGCCTCTTGCTTACTTTGCGCTTCGCGTTTTGAGGGCTTTTCAAATGTCCTTTTGGAGGCACTAGCATGCGAAAAAACTATCATCTCAACCGAGCATAAAAGCGGTGCAAAGGAGCTTTTGGGCGAGAGCGAGTTTGGCATCTTAGTGCCAGTTGATGATGAAAATGCGATGAAAGAGGCGATGATAAAGGTGCTTAACGAGCCAAAGATAAGGCAAAATTTTGAAAATGTTGCGTATAATCGGGCTAAATTTTTTGATAGTGAAAATATAGCGAGCGAGCTTATAAATTTTTTGGAAAATCCTAATGAATAG